GCCTACGGCGAAGGGCTGATCGACGGCATCGAAATTATGAACGGCGCAGAGTTCTACCCCAAAGCCATCGCACGCGCCCACGCCCGCAAACTGTTCGTGTCGGCGAATACCGACATCCACGATGCGACGGCCGAGACCTACCGGCTTCAGGGCCACAGCCGCAACATGACGCTGATCTTCGCCCGGAACAACTCGCTCGAAGCGCTGCGCGAGGCGCTCGAAGCGCGCCGCACGCTGGCCTATTCGTTCGGCACGATAGCGGGCGACGAACAGCTGCTGAAGGACCTCTTCACGGCATCGGTCCGGACAAAGGTGCTCCACACCGACCCGAGCAACGGCCGCCGCACGGTAAGCCTCACGAACGGCAGTTCGGTGGAGTACGTCCTCCGCTTCCCGGGGCAGAATCCCGTCGTGCTCAAGCCGTTCTCGACGCTGATGACCACCGTAGGACGTGACAAGCCGCTCGACGTCACCGTCGAAAACATGTGGTACTCCGAGAAGGATCATCCCCGGATCGAGATCAATCTGTAATCCCGCACCCGTTAAAAAATCCCCGGCCCGTCGACGGCCGGGGATTTCCATGCCCTCCGCAAAGATGTTCAAAAACGGGCCGAATGCGGCCGGAACAAACTTTTTTCGTATATTTACAGCACATAACAAAACGACATGAGCCGGTTAATCATCAACAATTTCAACGAATTCGCCCAGCACATAGGTCAGGAGCTGGGTGTTTCCGACTACCTGACGATCACGCAGGAGCAGATCGACCTTTTCGCCGACGCCACGCTCGACCACCAGTGGATTCACGTGGACACGGAGCGCGCCCGGACGGAAAGCCCTTATAAATCGACCATTGCGCACGGCTACCTGAACCTTTCGGTGCTCCCCTACCTCTGGGGACAAATTCTGGAGGTCAACAACGTGAAGATGCTGGTCAACTACGGCATCGAGAAACTGCGCTTCAACCGGCCTGTGCTGGCAGGCGACGCAGTCCGGCTGCGCGCCTCGCTGGTGTCGCTCGCAAACCTCCGCGGCATCGCCAAGGCGGAGATCAAGGTGTCGCTCGAAATCAAGGACAGCCCCAAAACGGCCCTCGATGCGACGGTCGTGTTTCTCTATCATTTCCAATAGCGCCAAACGGATCGTAAATTAAACAGGGGCTGTTTACACAGTCCCTGTTTTTGTTGCGGCGATTTTCGATTGCAGGCGAAAGGCTTCAAGCACGACATAAGCCGAAACCGATTTTTCGTGCATCGTAATAAAAAACCCGGATGGGTAGTCCTGACGGACGTCCCATTCGGGTTTTGTTTAGGATGTGCGGGAATATCCGCTTACAAATCCAAAAGGCTACATTTTTTTGCCCACATTGGTCTTCTTCGCAACCTTCGGAGCCGCAGCCTTGGCCGAAGCGGCCTTCGGCGCTGCGGGCTTCTTCGGGGCGGCAGCCTTCTTGGGTGCGGCCTTTTTAGCCTCGCCCTCGACGACGGTAGCCTCCTCGACGGCGTCGGTAGCCTTGGCGGCCGACTTGCGCGAACGGCGCGTCTTCGGTTTTGCCTCCGAAGCGGCTGCGGGAGCGATACCCAGCGTGTAAGGCTCGTTGAAGTCAACGAACTCGATGATGCACATGTCGGCAGCATCGCCCAGACGGAAACCGGTCTTCAGGATGCGGGTGTAACCGCCCGGACGCTCCGAAATCTTCGGCGCGATCGTACGGAACAGCTCCGTAACGGCCTCTTTCTGTTTCAGGTACGAGAATACGATACGGCGCGAGTGCGTCGTGTCCTCCTTCGACTTGGTGACCAGAGGCTCCACGAAACGCTGAACGGCCTTGGCCTTGGCAACCGTCGTTTCGATGCGTTTGTGCAGGATCAGCGACGTGGCCATGTTCGACAGCATGGCCTTGCGGTGGCCTGCCTGACGGCCCAGGTGGTTGAAATTCTTATTGTGTCTCATAATTAATCTTTGTCAAGTTTGTAGATTGATACGTCCATACCGAACTTCAGGTTGAGCGAGGTCAGCAACTCGTCCAGCTCCGTCAGCGACTTCTTGCCGAAGTTGCGGAACTTCAGCAGGTCGTTGCGGTTCAGCTTCACGAGATCCCCCACCGTATCGACATCGGCGGCCTTCAGGCAGTTCAGGGCGCGGACCGAAAGGTCCTGATCCGAGAGCTTCGTCTTCAGCAGCTGACGCATGTGGAGTACATCCTCATCGAACTCCTCGGCACCGTTCGTGTCTTCCATGTTGACGGTGATCTTCTCGTCGGAGAAGAGCATGAAGTGCTGGATGAGAATTTTTGCGGCCTCTTTCAGAGCCTCTTTGGGGTGAATCGACCCGTCGGTGGTAATTTCCAAATTCAGCTTCTCGTAGTCGGTCTTCTGCTCGACGCGGTAGTTTTCGATCGAGTACTTCACGTTCTTGATGGGCGTGAAGATCGAGTCGATCGGAAGCGTTCCGAACTCGCTTTCAGCGGGAGCGTTCTCCTCGGCAGGCACGTAGCCGCGGCCTTTGCCGATCGTGAGCGTCATCTGCATCTTCGTTCCCGGGGCCAGGTGACAGATCACCAGGTCGGGATTGAGGACCTTGAAGAACGACAGGTAATTCGAGATATATCCGGCAGTCAGCTCCGTAACACCCGCAACGTTAATGGATACTTTTTCGGCATCCTGATTATCGACTGTGCGGATAAAACGAACCTGCTTCAGATTGAGGATGATGTTCAACATATCCTCCATCACACCGGGGATAGCGGCAAACTCGTGATCGACACCGGCTACCTTGACAGTCGTGATTGCGTAACCCTCCAGCGAAGAGAGCAGAATACGACGCAAAGCGTTACCGACAGTCATACCGAATCCGGGCTCCAGCGGTCGGAATTCGAACTTCCCGAACGACGAAGTGGATTCAAGCATAATAACCTTCTCAGGTTTCTGGAATGCTAATATTGCCATAATAGGTGAATTTGTTTTGATTACTACTTCGAGTACAACTCGACGATGAGCTGCTCCTTGATGTTCTCGGGGATCTCCTCACGCTCGGGTTTCTGCAGGAAACGGCCGCTCATCGAGGCGTTGTCCCACTCCAACCAGGCGTAGCGGCTCTTCGACGAGCCGGCCAGGGATGCCGAGATCACTTCCAGACTCTTCGACTTCTCGCGAACCGACACCACGTCACCCGCGCGCAGCGAGTACGAGGGGATGTTCACGACGCTGCCGTTCACGCAGATGTGGCAGTGCGAAACGAGCTGGCGGGCAGCCGCACGCGTCGGGGCGATACCCAAGCGGTAAACGACGTTGTCCAGGCGGCACTCCAGCAGCTTCAGCAGGTTCTCACCCGTGATACCGCCCATGCGGGCAGCCTGCTCGTAGGTGCGCGAGAACTGCTTCTCCAGCAGGCCGTACGTGTACTTCGCCTTCTGCTTCTCGCTCAACTGCGTGCCGTACTCCGACACTTTCTTGCGCTTGCGCGCCAGACCATGCTGTCCGGGAGGATAGTTGCGCTTTTCGAGCACCTTATCCGCACCATAGATAGCTTCGCCGAATTTACGGGCGATTTTCGATTTAGGTCCTATGTATTTTCCCATTGTTCTGTCTTTTTTTAAAACCTTGAAATTATCCTTAACCTGTGCCTGAATTATACGCGGCGGCGGTTAGGAGCACGGCAGCCGTTGTGCGGCAGCGGCGTAACGTCGATGATCTCCATCACCTCGATACCGGCGCCGTGGATCGTGCGCACGGCCGACTCGCGGCCTGCACCCGGACCCTTCACATAAACCTTCACCTTGCGCAGGCCCATGTCGTAAGCGACCTTGGCGCAATCCGCCGAA
This Alistipes shahii WAL 8301 DNA region includes the following protein-coding sequences:
- a CDS encoding MaoC family dehydratase codes for the protein MSRLIINNFNEFAQHIGQELGVSDYLTITQEQIDLFADATLDHQWIHVDTERARTESPYKSTIAHGYLNLSVLPYLWGQILEVNNVKMLVNYGIEKLRFNRPVLAGDAVRLRASLVSLANLRGIAKAEIKVSLEIKDSPKTALDATVVFLYHFQ
- the rplQ gene encoding 50S ribosomal protein L17 is translated as MRHNKNFNHLGRQAGHRKAMLSNMATSLILHKRIETTVAKAKAVQRFVEPLVTKSKEDTTHSRRIVFSYLKQKEAVTELFRTIAPKISERPGGYTRILKTGFRLGDAADMCIIEFVDFNEPYTLGIAPAAASEAKPKTRRSRKSAAKATDAVEEATVVEGEAKKAAPKKAAAPKKPAAPKAASAKAAAPKVAKKTNVGKKM
- a CDS encoding DNA-directed RNA polymerase subunit alpha, encoding MAILAFQKPEKVIMLESTSSFGKFEFRPLEPGFGMTVGNALRRILLSSLEGYAITTVKVAGVDHEFAAIPGVMEDMLNIILNLKQVRFIRTVDNQDAEKVSINVAGVTELTAGYISNYLSFFKVLNPDLVICHLAPGTKMQMTLTIGKGRGYVPAEENAPAESEFGTLPIDSIFTPIKNVKYSIENYRVEQKTDYEKLNLEITTDGSIHPKEALKEAAKILIQHFMLFSDEKITVNMEDTNGAEEFDEDVLHMRQLLKTKLSDQDLSVRALNCLKAADVDTVGDLVKLNRNDLLKFRNFGKKSLTELDELLTSLNLKFGMDVSIYKLDKD
- the rpsD gene encoding 30S ribosomal protein S4, with the translated sequence MGKYIGPKSKIARKFGEAIYGADKVLEKRNYPPGQHGLARKRKKVSEYGTQLSEKQKAKYTYGLLEKQFSRTYEQAARMGGITGENLLKLLECRLDNVVYRLGIAPTRAAARQLVSHCHICVNGSVVNIPSYSLRAGDVVSVREKSKSLEVISASLAGSSKSRYAWLEWDNASMSGRFLQKPEREEIPENIKEQLIVELYSK